The proteins below are encoded in one region of Belonocnema kinseyi isolate 2016_QV_RU_SX_M_011 chromosome 1, B_treatae_v1, whole genome shotgun sequence:
- the LOC117179418 gene encoding uncharacterized protein LOC117179418, which translates to MASHYTDSSIQAHSVPIMQACTGIKVLNPSEANYLEDFLKRKIPPMPTKFPATLMVEHYIDIQGSPSIRQAYRRLSPKVEESLRESAQKLEAEGIIRPSESEWCNPVVMIRKPDGDYRLCIDFRKLNEVAKKDAYLMRNINTILDKLSSARYISEIDLSQAFHQIPLSNECKEFTAFPVPDMETYHYNRIPFGLSGAPATFQRLLDLLITPEFEPHAFSYMDDIVVVSETFEDHIYWLENVLDAIVNAGLMANSDKSELGCSRVRYLRYLVDKTGMHPDPEKIKPITSYPAPAPTTLRKLRRILGMVSWYRRFIKDFGQKAEPLHRLLKKIGDASNTDLGAVLTQVQDGVEYVIAFASRSMQGAEKNYTVTEQECLAVVWTVKKFRPYLEGYHFMVKHRKGAFHHVPNALSRMYDPDSGVVCAIDKTDDLWYTRRTKLVQEIPYQFPHWKLKRAALVGGSSGHNGWGTPDVLFTDNGIEFVNTLISKAASKLGIRHSTTPPYHAQANPVEKVNRVLKTMISSFVESDHRSWDKHLPDLRFAYNMVVHSSTRVSPALLKYGREARLVKALRRQEESVQGYISNITSSLRNQNEAGIIEKAHIKDLKHYRPIDPSLINEAPFSQRENEEENPDVSSENGAGTSKETGPLLSSSITKIPSNQLFILLPVELGTLRPKESLLHACLNLPRSPIQIDKGPESGTSETHLPRKTAQAPKANSQR; encoded by the exons ATGGCCAGTCACTACACGGACTCTTCGATCCAGGCTCATTCTGTACCTATAATG CAAGCATGTACTGGAATAAAGGTATTAAACCCTTCAGAGGCCAACTATTTGgaagattttcttaaaagaaaaattcctcCTATGCCAACTAAGTTTCCTGCTACTCTCATGGTGGAACACTATATAGACATTCAGGGAAGTCCTTCCATAAGGCAAGCTTATCGGCGTCTTTCTCCCAAGGTGGAAGAATCATTGAGAGAATCCGCCCAAAAGCTTGAGGCTGAGGGAATTATAAGGCCCAGTGAAAGTGAATGGTGTAACCCGGTAGTGATGATCAGAAAGCCTGACGGAGATTATAGGCTCTGTATCGACTTTAGGAAATTAAATGAGGTAGCCAAGAAAGACGCATACCTAATGAGAAATATTAACACTATTTTAGACAAGCTTTCATCTGCGCGATATATCTCTGAGATTGACCTGAGTCAGGCATTCCATCAGATTCCTCTCTCTAATGAGTGTAAGGAATTCACTGCTTTCCCAGTACCGGACATGGAGACTTATCATTACAATCGAATCCCATTCGGGTTATCGGGGGCTCCAGCAACTTTTCAGCGATTGTTGGATCTACTGATAACACCGGAATTTGAGCCCCATGCATTTTCGTACATGGATGACATTGTTGTAGTCAGTGAAACCTTCGAAGACCATATTTATTGGTTAGAGAATGTTTTGGATGCGATTGTCAATGCCGGTCTCATGGCCAATTCAGATAAAAGCGAACTCGGTTGTAGTCGGGTGCGTTATCTTAGATATTTAGTGGATAAAACAGGAATGCACCCTGACCCGGAGAAAATCAAGCCAATAACATCGTATCCTGCTCCTGCTCCTACTACTTTGCGCAAACTTAGACGTATTCTGGGTATGGTTTCATGGTACAGGCGATTTATAAAGGATTTCGGCCAAAAAGCAGAACCACTTCATCGATTATTGAAGAAAATCGGAG ACGCAAGTAATACGGATTTGGGGGCCGTCCTCACTCAAGTCCAAGATGGCGTGGAATACGTCATAGCCTTTGCAAGTCGATCAATGCAAGGCGCTGAAAAAAACTACACTGTGACAGAGCAAGAATGTTTAGCGGTGGTATGGACGGTTAAAAAGTTTAGGCCATATTTAGAGGGTTATCACTTCATG GTAAAACACCGAAAGGGTGCCTTTCATCACGTACCAAACGCGCTGTCGCGCATGTACGATCCAGACTCTGGAGTGGTGTGTGCCATCGACAAGACCGATGATTTGTGGTATACTCGCAGAACTAAATTGGTCCAGGAGATACCTTATCAGTTTCCGCATTGGAAACTGAAAAG AGCAGCCTTGGTCGGTGGTAGCAGCGGACATAATGGATGGGGAACTCCGGACGTACTGTTCACGGATAATGGCATCGAGTTTGTGAACACACTGATTTCAAAGGCCGCATCGAAATTAGGGATTAGGCACTCAACTACCCCACCTTATCACGCTCAAGCTAATCCGGTTGAGAAGGTTAATCGTGTGCTTAAAACCATGATATCATCCTTTGTAGAGAGTGATCATCGTAGCTGGGATAAACATCTCCCCGATTTGCGTTTTGCTTATAATATGGTTGTGCATAGTTCCACTCGTGTGTCGCCAGCGCTCTTAAAATATGGTAGAGAGGCTAGATTGGTAAAAGCGTTGAGAAGGCAGGAAGA GTCCGTTCAAGGTTACATAAGTAATATCACCAGTAGTTTACGAAATCAAAATGAGGCTGGGATAATCGAAAAAGCtcatattaaagatttaaaacactATCGGCCGATAGATCCGAGTTTGATTAACGAAGCCCCTTTTTCGCAGCGTGAAAATGAAGAAGAAAATCCAGATGTTTCGTCCGAAAATGGTGCAGGTACTTCGAAGGAGACAGGGCCACTCTTGTCGTCTTCAATTACGAAGATCCCGAGCAATCAACTATTCATCCTTCTTCCTGTTGAACTGGGAACCCTCCGACCGAAGGAATCGCTTCTCCACGCATGCCTGAATTTACCAAGATCGCCCATACAGATCGATAAGGGTCCCGAGTCCGGAACTTCGGAGACTCATCTACCCAGAAAAACCGCGCAGGCCCCGAAAGCCAACTCGCAGAGGTGA